A window of Streptomyces gilvosporeus contains these coding sequences:
- the gcl gene encoding glyoxylate carboligase: MPRMTAARAAVEILKREGVTNAFGVPGAAINPFYKALKEGGGIDHTLARHVEGASHMAEGYTRTHPGNIGVCIGTSGPAGTDMITGLYSAIGDSIPILCITGQAPTAVIQKEDFQAVDIATIARPVTKAATTVMEAAQVPGVFQQAFHLMRSGRPGPVLIDLPIDVQLTEIDFDPETYEPLPAFKPAATRAQIEKALTLLNESERPLIVAGGGIINADASDLLVEFAELTGTPVIPTLMGWGILADDHELNAGMVGLQTSHRYGNANFLESDFVLGIGNRWANRHTGKLDVYTQGRTFVHVDIEPTQIGKIFAPDYGIASDAKAALELFVEVAKELKAAGKLPDRGAWAASTQERKAELQRRTHFDNIPMKPQRVYEEMNKAFGPETRYVTTIGLSQIAGAQMLHVYKPRHWINCGQAGPLGWTIPAALGVATADPETPVVALSGDYDFQFMIEELAVGAQHKIPYVHVLVNNAYLGLIRQAQRNLDINFQVNLEFENINAPELGVYGVDHVKVAEGLGCKAIRVTDPNELGAAFEEAKKLAAEYRVPVVVEAILERITNISMSGSDIASVNEWEELATEPGHAPTAIKPLKS, translated from the coding sequence ATGCCTCGAATGACAGCCGCCCGCGCTGCGGTGGAGATCCTCAAGCGCGAGGGCGTGACCAACGCCTTCGGAGTGCCGGGTGCGGCGATCAACCCCTTCTACAAGGCGCTGAAGGAGGGCGGCGGCATCGACCACACGCTGGCCCGCCACGTCGAGGGCGCCTCGCACATGGCCGAGGGCTACACCCGGACCCACCCGGGCAACATCGGTGTCTGCATCGGCACGTCCGGCCCGGCCGGTACCGACATGATCACCGGCCTCTACTCCGCGATCGGTGACTCCATCCCGATCCTCTGCATCACCGGCCAGGCGCCGACCGCGGTGATCCAGAAGGAGGACTTCCAGGCCGTCGACATCGCCACGATCGCCCGGCCGGTCACCAAGGCCGCGACCACCGTCATGGAGGCCGCCCAGGTCCCCGGTGTCTTCCAGCAGGCCTTCCATCTGATGCGTTCCGGCCGCCCCGGCCCGGTTCTGATCGACCTGCCGATCGACGTCCAGCTCACCGAGATCGACTTCGACCCGGAGACCTACGAGCCGCTGCCGGCCTTCAAGCCGGCCGCAACCCGTGCGCAGATCGAGAAGGCCCTCACCCTGCTCAACGAGTCGGAGCGCCCGCTGATCGTCGCCGGTGGCGGCATCATCAACGCCGACGCCTCCGACCTGCTGGTCGAGTTCGCCGAGCTGACCGGCACCCCGGTCATCCCGACCCTGATGGGCTGGGGCATCCTCGCCGACGACCACGAGCTGAACGCCGGCATGGTCGGCCTCCAGACCTCGCACCGCTACGGCAACGCCAACTTCCTGGAGTCGGACTTCGTCCTGGGCATCGGCAACCGCTGGGCCAACCGCCACACCGGCAAGCTGGACGTCTACACCCAGGGCCGCACATTCGTCCATGTCGACATCGAGCCCACCCAGATCGGCAAGATCTTCGCCCCGGACTACGGCATCGCCTCCGACGCCAAGGCCGCGCTGGAGCTGTTCGTCGAGGTGGCCAAGGAGCTCAAGGCCGCCGGCAAGCTGCCCGACCGCGGCGCCTGGGCCGCCTCCACCCAGGAGCGCAAGGCCGAGCTCCAGCGCCGTACGCACTTCGACAACATCCCGATGAAACCGCAGCGCGTCTACGAGGAGATGAACAAGGCCTTCGGCCCGGAGACCCGCTACGTCACCACCATCGGCCTGTCCCAGATCGCCGGCGCGCAGATGCTGCACGTCTACAAGCCGCGCCACTGGATCAACTGCGGCCAGGCAGGTCCGCTCGGCTGGACCATCCCGGCCGCGCTGGGCGTCGCCACCGCCGACCCCGAAACGCCGGTGGTCGCCCTCTCCGGTGACTACGACTTCCAGTTCATGATCGAGGAGCTGGCGGTCGGCGCCCAGCACAAGATCCCCTACGTCCATGTCCTGGTGAACAACGCGTACCTGGGGCTGATCCGCCAGGCGCAGCGCAACCTGGACATCAACTTCCAGGTCAACCTGGAGTTCGAGAACATCAACGCTCCCGAGCTGGGCGTCTACGGCGTGGACCACGTCAAGGTCGCCGAGGGCCTGGGCTGCAAGGCGATCCGCGTGACCGACCCGAACGAGCTGGGCGCCGCCTTCGAGGAGGCCAAGAAGCTGGCCGCCGAGTACCGCGTCCCGGTCGTCGTCGAGGCCATCCTCGAACGGATCACCAACATCTCGATGAGCGGCAGCGACATCGCCAGCGTCAACGAGTGGGAAGAGCTCGCGACCGAGCCGGGGCACGCCCCCACCGCGATCAAGCCGCTCAAGAGCTGA
- a CDS encoding MFS transporter — MNRTTTAQLPRRTPPSGAAEAAPDPAAAGPRRAARGIVPVLAFSGIVVAVMQTLLVPVIKDLPVLLNTAASNATWVMTATLLAGAVATPIMGRLGDLYGKRRMLLTSLAVMVVGSLICGSTSELLIMIVGRALQGFAMGAIPLGIGLMRDELPRERLGSAMALMSSSIGVGGGLALPVAALVAQHADWHALFFGAAGLGVLSILLTLLVVPETSVRAPGRFDIAGALGLTAGLVALLLPLTKGSDWGWGSPTILGLFGAAAVILVLWGLMELRIGDPLVDLRTSARREVLLTNLASITVGVAFYAVSLVLPQLLQLPTSTGYGLGQSMVVAGLCMAPLGVTMMLVAPLYARLAARRGPKTSLLLGMLVIAVGYGAGLGLMGAAWQTAIVAVVIGAGIGLAYSSLPALIVGAVDPSETGAANGLNTLMRSIGTSVSSAVIGMVLARMSKDFGPVTVPTMAGFRVSFLIATAAVLFGVVVAAFLPSPRRASRTAPGPMAESGEAPSVPPGRPVPSWAQADAEAPVGCAGFRGRVVDPAGRPVRRAIVTLIDREGRQAGVTTADDDGRYALPAPGAASDPGTYVLTGAAPGRMPHAVSVTCRGDGAPAAVDLVLTGSGRLRGTLLGGADGTPLAGAGIVVTDARGEVAARTTSGADGAWEIAQLPAGTYTLVLSAPGHCPEARTVEVSAAGTDRQDTRLRPAVSVHGTVRGPGGRPLADASVTLLEDGTVTGHTVTGPDGAFSFTELTGRHYTLAAAGYPPHAAPISLTRGADEVLDLDLAQPSGSAG; from the coding sequence ATGAACCGGACGACGACCGCTCAGCTCCCCAGGAGGACGCCGCCCTCCGGTGCCGCGGAGGCGGCCCCCGACCCGGCCGCCGCCGGACCCCGCAGAGCCGCCCGCGGCATCGTCCCGGTGCTGGCGTTCTCCGGCATCGTCGTCGCGGTCATGCAAACGCTCCTCGTGCCGGTCATCAAGGACCTGCCGGTGCTGCTCAACACTGCCGCCAGCAACGCCACTTGGGTCATGACGGCCACCCTCCTCGCCGGTGCGGTCGCCACGCCCATCATGGGGCGCCTGGGCGACCTCTACGGCAAGCGGCGGATGCTGCTCACCAGCCTCGCCGTGATGGTCGTCGGCTCGCTGATCTGCGGGTCCACCAGCGAGCTGCTGATCATGATCGTCGGCAGGGCGCTCCAGGGCTTCGCCATGGGTGCCATCCCGCTCGGTATCGGCCTCATGCGCGACGAGCTGCCGCGCGAACGGCTCGGTTCGGCGATGGCCCTGATGAGCTCGTCCATAGGCGTCGGCGGCGGCCTCGCCCTGCCCGTCGCGGCCCTGGTAGCCCAACACGCCGACTGGCACGCCCTGTTCTTCGGCGCCGCCGGACTGGGCGTGCTGTCGATACTGCTGACCCTCCTCGTCGTACCGGAGACCTCCGTACGCGCCCCGGGGCGCTTCGACATCGCCGGTGCCCTCGGGCTGACCGCCGGACTGGTCGCCCTGCTGCTGCCCCTCACCAAGGGGAGCGACTGGGGCTGGGGCTCGCCCACCATCCTCGGGCTCTTCGGCGCCGCCGCGGTGATCCTCGTCCTGTGGGGGCTGATGGAGCTGCGGATCGGCGATCCGCTGGTCGATCTGCGCACCAGTGCCCGCCGCGAGGTGCTGCTCACCAACCTCGCCTCCATCACGGTCGGTGTGGCGTTCTATGCCGTCTCCCTCGTCCTGCCGCAGCTGCTCCAGCTCCCGACCTCCACCGGCTATGGCCTCGGGCAGTCCATGGTGGTGGCCGGTCTGTGCATGGCGCCCCTGGGCGTGACGATGATGCTGGTGGCCCCGCTGTACGCACGGCTCGCCGCCCGCCGCGGCCCCAAGACGTCGCTGCTGCTCGGCATGCTGGTGATAGCCGTCGGCTACGGCGCGGGCCTGGGCCTGATGGGCGCCGCCTGGCAGACCGCCATCGTCGCGGTCGTCATCGGCGCGGGGATCGGCCTGGCCTACTCCTCGCTGCCCGCGCTGATCGTCGGTGCCGTCGATCCCTCCGAGACCGGCGCGGCCAACGGACTGAACACCCTGATGCGGTCGATCGGTACCTCCGTCTCCAGCGCCGTGATCGGCATGGTGCTGGCCCGTATGTCGAAGGATTTCGGGCCCGTCACGGTGCCCACCATGGCCGGCTTCCGGGTCTCCTTCCTGATCGCCACCGCCGCGGTCCTGTTCGGCGTTGTGGTGGCGGCGTTCCTGCCGTCGCCGCGCAGGGCGTCCCGTACGGCACCGGGGCCGATGGCGGAGAGCGGGGAGGCCCCTTCTGTCCCGCCCGGCAGGCCCGTGCCGTCCTGGGCGCAGGCCGACGCCGAGGCGCCGGTGGGGTGCGCCGGATTCCGGGGCCGCGTCGTGGACCCGGCCGGACGGCCCGTCCGCCGGGCGATCGTCACGCTCATCGACCGCGAGGGCCGCCAGGCCGGCGTCACCACGGCCGACGACGACGGCCGTTACGCCCTTCCCGCCCCCGGTGCCGCGTCCGACCCCGGCACCTACGTCCTCACGGGTGCCGCGCCCGGCCGTATGCCGCACGCGGTCTCGGTCACCTGCCGGGGCGACGGCGCACCGGCCGCCGTCGACCTGGTCCTCACCGGAAGCGGCCGGCTGCGCGGCACCCTGCTCGGTGGCGCGGACGGTACGCCGCTGGCCGGAGCGGGCATCGTCGTCACCGACGCCCGGGGCGAGGTGGCCGCCCGCACGACGTCCGGCGCCGACGGGGCCTGGGAGATCGCCCAGCTCCCGGCCGGCACCTACACGTTGGTGCTGAGCGCCCCCGGTCACTGCCCGGAGGCGCGCACGGTGGAGGTGTCCGCCGCCGGGACGGACCGCCAGGACACCCGTCTGCGTCCTGCCGTATCCGTCCACGGCACGGTGCGTGGCCCCGGCGGCCGTCCGCTCGCCGATGCCTCGGTGACGCTCCTGGAGGACGGTACGGTCACCGGCCACACCGTCACCGGCCCGGACGGCGCCTTTTCCTTCACCGAACTGACGGGCCGTCACTACACCCTCGCGGCGGCCGGCTATCCGCCGCATGCGGCCCCGATATCCCTGACCCGCGGCGCGGACGAGGTCCTCGACCTGGATCTGGCGCAGCCGTCGGGGTCAGCCGGCTGA
- a CDS encoding FadR/GntR family transcriptional regulator — protein sequence MSLEALRPSPLVEQATQRLRDQITGGHWPVGSKLPGETTLAKSLGVGRSTVREAVRALAGAGLVQPRQGAGVFVIATEPTEDWTARLRRAAVADVYEARMTVEVQAARLAAERRTDADVTAMRAALEGRRAAWSGGDHAAFVDADIALHATVVDAAHNPVLSDLFAEFVPVLRQGLIDLVELLGLRDQDPAHGDARHAALIEAVIGGDGEAASRTLQTELEATLRELLAQQ from the coding sequence ATGTCCCTCGAAGCCCTTCGCCCCAGCCCGTTGGTCGAACAGGCCACCCAGCGGCTGCGCGACCAGATCACCGGCGGCCACTGGCCGGTGGGCAGCAAACTCCCCGGTGAAACCACCCTCGCCAAGTCCCTGGGCGTGGGCCGCTCCACGGTCCGCGAGGCGGTACGGGCCCTGGCCGGGGCGGGGTTGGTGCAGCCGCGCCAGGGCGCCGGCGTCTTTGTGATCGCCACCGAGCCCACCGAGGACTGGACCGCCCGCCTGCGCCGCGCGGCCGTCGCCGATGTCTACGAGGCACGGATGACGGTGGAGGTCCAGGCCGCCCGCCTGGCCGCCGAACGCCGCACGGACGCCGATGTCACGGCCATGCGCGCCGCCCTCGAAGGGCGTCGCGCAGCCTGGTCCGGCGGCGACCACGCGGCCTTCGTGGACGCGGACATCGCCCTGCACGCCACCGTGGTCGATGCCGCGCACAACCCCGTACTGTCCGATCTCTTCGCCGAGTTCGTGCCCGTCCTGCGCCAGGGCCTGATCGACCTCGTGGAGCTGCTCGGCCTGCGCGACCAGGACCCTGCGCACGGCGACGCCCGGCATGCGGCGCTGATCGAGGCCGTGATCGGCGGCGACGGGGAGGCGGCGAGCCGCACACTCCAGACGGAACTGGAGGCCACATTACGGGAGTTGCTCGCGCAGCAATGA
- a CDS encoding TIM barrel protein, with amino-acid sequence MAFTDTRFNVNLSILFTELPLLERPAAARAAGFTAVELWWPWVDAPVPEQAELDALRDALNDAGTRLVGLNFYAGQLPGPDRGALSIPGEESEKFRANVPVAIEFATSLGCTTFNALYGNRVEGVSPEEQDRLALENLAFAARAVAGIDGTLIIEALNAPESPKCPIVSAPKAIEVVDAVNAATGLDNARFLMDLYHLSMNGEDLDEVIDRYTDKTAHVQIADNPGRGAPGTGELDFDALLDRLKKAGYDGWIGLEYKPGEAPSASSFAWLPAPLRAAP; translated from the coding sequence ATGGCTTTCACGGACACGCGCTTCAACGTCAATCTGTCGATCCTGTTCACCGAGCTTCCGTTGCTGGAGCGGCCGGCGGCCGCGCGGGCGGCGGGCTTCACGGCGGTGGAGCTGTGGTGGCCGTGGGTGGACGCCCCGGTCCCCGAGCAGGCGGAGCTGGACGCGCTGCGCGACGCCCTCAATGACGCCGGCACCCGCCTGGTGGGCCTGAACTTCTACGCCGGACAGCTGCCCGGCCCGGACCGCGGCGCCCTGTCGATCCCGGGCGAGGAGTCGGAGAAGTTCCGCGCGAACGTGCCCGTCGCGATCGAGTTCGCCACGTCGCTGGGGTGCACCACGTTCAACGCCCTGTACGGCAACCGCGTCGAGGGCGTCTCGCCCGAGGAGCAGGACCGGCTCGCGCTGGAGAACCTGGCCTTCGCGGCCCGTGCGGTGGCCGGGATCGACGGCACGCTGATCATCGAGGCGCTCAACGCCCCGGAGTCGCCGAAGTGCCCGATCGTCTCCGCCCCGAAGGCGATCGAGGTGGTCGACGCGGTGAACGCGGCGACCGGCCTGGACAACGCCCGCTTCCTGATGGACCTGTACCACCTGTCGATGAACGGCGAGGACCTCGATGAGGTCATCGACCGCTACACCGACAAGACGGCGCACGTCCAGATCGCGGACAACCCCGGCCGCGGCGCCCCCGGCACCGGCGAGCTGGACTTCGACGCCCTGCTCGACCGCCTGAAGAAGGCCGGCTACGACGGCTGGATCGGCCTGGAGTACAAGCCGGGCGAGGCCCCGAGCGCTTCGTCGTTCGCCTGGCTGCCCGCCCCGCTGCGCGCCGCCCCGTAA
- a CDS encoding 2-hydroxy-3-oxopropionate reductase: MSNLPKIAWIGLGIMGSPMAENLIKAGYAVTGYTLEADKLERLANNGGTAAGSIAEAVADADVVITMVPASPHVEAIAYGPDGILDNAKAGALLIDMSSITPQTSIDLAKAAGAKGIRVLDAPVSGGEAGAIEAVLSIMVGGEQADFDAARPVLEALGKTIVLCGPHGSGQTVKAANQLIVAVNIQACAEAVVFLEKSGVDLAAALDVLNGGLAGSTVLARKKDNFLSRDFKPGFRIDLHHKDMGIVTDAARTVGAALPVGAVVANLVASLRAQGDGGLDHSALLRGVERLSGHTIEG; this comes from the coding sequence ATGAGCAATCTGCCCAAGATCGCGTGGATCGGCCTGGGCATCATGGGCTCCCCCATGGCCGAGAACCTGATCAAGGCCGGTTACGCGGTCACCGGCTACACCCTCGAGGCCGACAAGCTGGAGCGCCTGGCCAACAACGGTGGCACGGCGGCCGGTTCGATCGCCGAGGCCGTCGCCGACGCCGACGTCGTGATCACCATGGTCCCGGCCTCCCCGCACGTCGAGGCCATCGCCTACGGCCCCGACGGCATCCTGGACAACGCCAAGGCCGGCGCCCTGCTGATCGACATGTCCTCGATCACCCCGCAGACCTCCATCGACCTGGCCAAGGCCGCCGGCGCCAAGGGCATCCGCGTCCTGGACGCCCCCGTCTCCGGCGGCGAGGCCGGCGCCATCGAGGCCGTCCTGTCGATCATGGTCGGCGGCGAGCAGGCCGACTTCGACGCCGCCCGCCCCGTCCTGGAGGCCCTGGGCAAGACCATCGTGCTGTGCGGCCCGCACGGCTCCGGCCAGACCGTCAAGGCCGCCAACCAGCTCATCGTCGCCGTCAACATCCAGGCCTGCGCCGAAGCCGTCGTCTTCCTGGAGAAGTCCGGCGTCGACCTCGCCGCCGCCCTCGACGTCCTGAACGGCGGCCTTGCCGGCTCCACCGTCCTGGCCCGCAAGAAGGACAACTTCCTCAGCCGCGACTTCAAGCCCGGCTTCCGCATCGACCTGCACCACAAGGACATGGGCATCGTCACCGACGCCGCCCGCACCGTCGGCGCCGCCCTGCCCGTCGGCGCGGTCGTCGCCAACCTGGTCGCCTCCCTGCGCGCCCAGGGCGACGGCGGCCTCGACCACTCCGCCCTCCTCCGCGGCGTCGAACGCCTCTCCGGCCACACCATCGAAGGCTGA
- a CDS encoding MarR family winged helix-turn-helix transcriptional regulator, with the protein MVTPTPEERTRELLIAFRAVIGASQTRLRETLDRLGLTVPLADALWVLDPALPAPSMKTLAGLLHCDPSSATFLVTRLELQGLTERVPDLADRRSKTVELTDKGALVRGELIEAMVEQSPLAALSAEDQDTALRLLRKAVERAERP; encoded by the coding sequence GTGGTGACACCGACTCCGGAAGAACGCACACGGGAGCTGCTCATCGCCTTCCGTGCGGTCATCGGCGCGTCCCAGACCCGGCTCCGGGAGACCCTGGACCGGCTGGGGCTGACGGTACCGCTCGCCGATGCGCTGTGGGTGCTCGATCCCGCGCTGCCCGCGCCGTCGATGAAGACCCTGGCGGGCCTGCTGCACTGCGATCCCTCCAGCGCCACCTTCCTCGTCACCCGCCTGGAACTCCAGGGGCTCACGGAGCGGGTTCCCGATCTGGCGGACCGGCGCTCCAAGACGGTCGAGCTGACGGACAAGGGGGCGCTGGTGCGCGGCGAGCTGATCGAGGCGATGGTCGAGCAGTCGCCGCTGGCCGCGCTCAGCGCCGAGGACCAGGACACCGCCCTGCGGCTGCTGCGCAAGGCCGTGGAGCGGGCCGAGCGGCCGTGA
- a CDS encoding 2-isopropylmalate synthase, translated as MMSRTSSTNSRTASAISGSATPSPAASLAASPVASPAPSLRTPDGPVPSGAPAWNRQRGSAMPFHRYRPAHERVEIPRTERHWPDARIERAPLWVPVDLRDGNQALAEPMDTPRKRRMFDLLVAMGFKEIEVAYPSASRTDFDFVRHLAESGAVPEDVTVVVFTPARRDLIERTFAAIEGLPRTVVHLYTATAPTWREVVLGRSRDEVHALVRDAAAYMAQLAAARPQSDIRFQFSPEVFNLTEPDLVLEICNGLTRLWDASPDRPVIHNLPATVEIATPNVYADQIAYMHRHLERRDGVVLSVHPHNDRGTGVACAELAMLAGAQRVEGCLFGNGERTGNVDLVTLALNLHTQGVDPMIDFSDIDAVRRTVEDCIRIPVHARHPYAGELVHTAFSGTHQDAISKGLAHHAARAAESGVPHAQAPWSVPYLPVDPADLGCSYEAVIRVNSQSGKGGIAHLMQREHGLDLPRAMRPDFSRTVQRATDDSGQEVTAKELGELFRSAYLVPGTDGPVRLGSWSATEPVPGEHRVRCELDGVPCEGAGNGPLAAFCAALAAAGHPADIVDYAEHALAAGPHSEAVAYVRCRIGGAMYWGAGRDTSVLTASVRAVLSAVNRAAVDRSVAVQEAVSREAVSGR; from the coding sequence ATGATGTCCCGCACTTCGTCCACCAACTCCCGTACCGCATCGGCCATTTCCGGCTCGGCCACCCCCTCTCCGGCCGCTTCCCTCGCAGCCTCTCCCGTCGCCTCTCCCGCCCCCTCCCTCCGTACCCCCGACGGCCCCGTGCCGTCCGGCGCGCCCGCCTGGAATCGGCAGCGCGGCAGCGCGATGCCGTTCCACCGCTACCGGCCGGCCCACGAGCGCGTCGAGATCCCGCGCACCGAACGCCACTGGCCCGACGCCCGGATCGAGCGGGCGCCGCTGTGGGTGCCGGTCGATCTGCGCGACGGGAACCAGGCGCTGGCCGAGCCGATGGACACACCCCGCAAGCGCCGGATGTTCGATCTGCTGGTCGCCATGGGGTTCAAGGAGATCGAGGTCGCCTATCCGTCCGCGAGCCGTACGGACTTCGACTTCGTACGGCATCTGGCCGAAAGCGGCGCCGTCCCCGAGGACGTCACCGTCGTCGTCTTCACCCCGGCCCGGCGCGACCTGATAGAGCGCACCTTCGCCGCCATCGAGGGGTTGCCGCGCACCGTCGTGCACCTCTACACCGCCACCGCGCCCACCTGGCGTGAGGTGGTGCTCGGCCGCAGCCGGGACGAGGTGCACGCGCTGGTCCGCGACGCGGCCGCGTACATGGCTCAACTGGCCGCGGCCCGCCCGCAGTCCGATATCCGCTTCCAGTTCTCACCCGAGGTCTTCAACCTCACCGAACCCGATCTCGTCCTGGAGATCTGCAACGGACTGACGCGGCTGTGGGACGCCTCACCGGACCGTCCGGTCATCCACAATCTGCCGGCCACGGTCGAGATCGCCACGCCCAATGTGTACGCCGACCAGATCGCGTACATGCACCGCCATCTGGAGCGCCGCGACGGGGTCGTCCTCTCCGTGCACCCGCACAACGACCGCGGCACGGGCGTGGCCTGCGCCGAACTCGCCATGCTGGCCGGGGCCCAGCGGGTGGAGGGCTGCCTGTTCGGGAACGGCGAGCGCACCGGCAACGTCGATCTGGTCACCCTGGCGCTCAATCTGCACACCCAGGGCGTCGACCCGATGATCGACTTCTCGGACATCGACGCCGTGCGCCGTACGGTCGAGGACTGCATCCGCATCCCCGTCCACGCCCGCCACCCCTACGCCGGCGAACTCGTCCACACCGCCTTCTCGGGTACGCACCAGGACGCCATCAGCAAGGGCCTGGCCCACCATGCCGCACGGGCCGCCGAGTCGGGTGTGCCGCATGCGCAGGCGCCCTGGTCCGTGCCGTATCTGCCGGTGGACCCCGCCGACCTCGGATGCAGCTACGAGGCCGTCATCAGGGTCAACAGCCAGTCGGGCAAGGGTGGGATCGCCCATCTGATGCAGCGCGAGCACGGGCTGGACCTGCCCCGGGCGATGCGGCCGGACTTCTCCCGTACGGTGCAGCGCGCGACCGACGACAGCGGGCAGGAGGTCACGGCGAAGGAGCTGGGGGAGCTGTTCCGGAGCGCCTATCTGGTGCCGGGGACGGACGGTCCGGTGCGGCTCGGTTCCTGGAGCGCCACCGAGCCCGTGCCGGGGGAGCACCGGGTGCGCTGCGAGCTGGACGGGGTGCCGTGCGAGGGCGCCGGGAACGGGCCGCTGGCGGCGTTCTGTGCGGCGCTGGCCGCCGCCGGGCACCCGGCCGACATCGTCGACTACGCCGAGCACGCCCTCGCCGCCGGCCCGCACAGCGAGGCCGTCGCCTATGTGCGGTGCCGCATCGGCGGCGCCATGTACTGGGGCGCGGGCCGGGACACCTCGGTGCTGACGGCTTCGGTGCGGGCCGTGCTGTCGGCGGTCAACCGGGCGGCGGTCGACCGGTCGGTGGCTGTCCAGGAGGCCGTCAGTCGGGAGGCGGTCTCCGGGCGGTAG
- a CDS encoding SDR family NAD(P)-dependent oxidoreductase, whose translation MILLMLHRNEERPARSASKRGAESGARAALVTGSSRGIGRGIAQRLAQDGALVALHYGSRETAAKETAEGMGEVGGKAFAIGAQLGVPGDAEALFAAFDAELAACGAELGLDVLVNNATISLPGHIGEATEEEFGRTIAINTKAPFLWITGQRIDVTGGSML comes from the coding sequence GTGATCTTGCTCATGCTTCACCGGAATGAAGAGAGGCCAGCTCGATCGGCATCAAAACGGGGCGCCGAGAGCGGCGCACGCGCCGCGCTGGTGACGGGATCCAGCCGGGGCATCGGCAGGGGCATCGCCCAGCGCCTCGCCCAAGACGGGGCGCTGGTCGCCCTCCATTACGGGAGCAGGGAAACGGCGGCCAAGGAAACCGCCGAAGGCATGGGAGAGGTCGGCGGCAAGGCCTTTGCGATCGGTGCGCAGCTGGGCGTTCCCGGTGACGCCGAGGCCCTCTTCGCCGCTTTCGATGCCGAACTCGCTGCGTGCGGCGCGGAACTGGGTCTGGACGTCCTCGTCAACAACGCGACGATCAGTCTCCCGGGACACATCGGCGAGGCGACCGAGGAAGAGTTCGGCCGCACCATCGCGATCAACACCAAGGCGCCGTTCTTGTGGATCACCGGCCAGCGCATCGACGTCACCGGTGGTTCCATGCTCTGA
- a CDS encoding cytochrome P450 family protein codes for MSGALASPEFSRDPYPLLAALRKQGPVTRIPTGNGRTTWVVTGWEAARAALADARLSKDTTRFFADRPSTRNLAPAVSRTMLATDPPDHGRLRKLAMTAFTPAAVARLTPRIQEIAGELAEALATGLAAHGTADLMEEFAVPLPIAVISELLGVPEKDRAAVRRWSNTLFAADADDVVDRASHELSAYMTELIAARRRDPGEDVLSGLIAARDEGDRLTEPELVSLAVLLVVAGHETTTHLIGNGMLALLRDDALRARLRADLDLLPAAVEEFLRYDAPLTVATFRYATEPLELGGARIGAGDVVLVSPGAANRDPARFPAPDAVRLDRGRSTGHLSFGFGPHHCLGAPLARLEGRIAFEVLLTRFPGLRCAQEGGEQGESGDGALVWRRTRLMRGLARLPVTTTEPHAHRDASVGGP; via the coding sequence GTGAGCGGTGCGCTGGCCTCGCCGGAGTTCTCGCGGGACCCGTATCCGCTGCTCGCCGCGCTGCGGAAGCAGGGTCCCGTCACGCGGATACCCACCGGTAACGGGCGTACGACCTGGGTCGTCACCGGGTGGGAGGCGGCGCGGGCGGCGCTGGCCGACGCACGGCTGTCGAAGGACACCACCCGGTTCTTCGCCGACCGGCCCTCCACCCGCAATCTGGCCCCCGCCGTCAGCCGGACCATGCTCGCCACCGACCCGCCGGACCACGGCCGTCTGCGGAAGCTGGCGATGACGGCATTCACCCCGGCGGCCGTCGCCCGGCTGACACCGCGGATCCAGGAGATCGCCGGTGAGCTGGCGGAGGCGCTGGCCACCGGGCTGGCCGCGCACGGCACCGCGGATCTGATGGAGGAGTTCGCCGTACCGCTGCCCATCGCCGTGATCAGCGAACTGCTCGGCGTACCGGAGAAGGACCGGGCGGCGGTGCGCCGGTGGTCCAACACGCTGTTCGCCGCCGATGCGGACGATGTCGTCGACCGGGCGTCCCACGAGCTGAGCGCCTATATGACGGAGCTGATCGCGGCCCGCCGCCGCGATCCCGGGGAGGACGTGCTCAGCGGTCTGATCGCGGCCAGGGACGAGGGCGACCGGCTGACGGAGCCCGAACTGGTCTCCCTCGCCGTGCTGTTGGTGGTCGCCGGACACGAGACCACGACCCATCTCATCGGCAACGGCATGCTGGCGCTGCTCCGCGACGATGCGCTCCGGGCACGCCTGCGGGCCGACCTCGATCTGCTGCCGGCCGCGGTCGAGGAGTTCCTGCGCTACGACGCGCCGCTGACCGTCGCCACCTTCCGCTATGCCACCGAACCGCTGGAGTTGGGCGGCGCGCGCATCGGGGCGGGCGATGTCGTACTGGTCTCCCCCGGTGCCGCCAACCGCGATCCGGCGCGCTTCCCCGCGCCCGATGCCGTACGACTGGACCGGGGCCGTTCCACCGGGCATCTGTCGTTCGGATTCGGTCCGCACCACTGTCTGGGCGCGCCGTTGGCCCGCCTGGAGGGGCGGATCGCCTTCGAGGTGCTGCTGACGCGCTTTCCGGGGCTGCGGTGTGCCCAAGAGGGCGGCGAGCAGGGCGAGTCGGGCGACGGGGCGCTCGTATGGCGGCGGACGCGGCTGATGCGGGGGCTGGCCAGGCTGCCCGTGACCACGACAGAACCTCATGCGCATCGGGACGCGTCCGTCGGCGGGCCGTGA